The Humulus lupulus chromosome 4, drHumLupu1.1, whole genome shotgun sequence genome has a window encoding:
- the LOC133833030 gene encoding uncharacterized protein LOC133833030 encodes MTETPDLSAQLAALTAQMNEEREKMRRLEAENADLLVRMEAMSSQATEAQPSCFRGLVSPMQPLGDLTPISNSDGPNRTIPSPSITMTEHGHSSTPRSQQILGVRQLPRASQPATGLGQQQVPSFNQPTIGASQTIIGASQNIPEQQTIGLNHPVMSEPIRQATTSSFPIQVPDLARKLAEIEALIQRIPEIPAPIKKSAASCYAGSPFIDDIALVEIPKKFNFPNMKMFDWTSDPDDHIAQYRQRMFTVAIPRDLREACMCKGLGFSLIGPALQWYTNLPNNSIFTFAQLTNTFVEQFASSRKLEKSAEDLYIIVQRRGETLQEYIGRFYNPL; translated from the exons ATGACTGAGACACCCGATCTGTCTGCTCAACTCGCTGCTCTTACTGCCCAGATGAATGAAGAACGCGAGAAAATGAGGAGGCTCGAAGCTGagaatgctgacctgctcgtACGAATGGAGGCCATGTCCTCTCAAGCCACTGAGGCTCAGCCATCCTGCTTCCGAGGCCTAGTCAGCCCTATGCAACCTCTGGGAGACCTCACTCCTATCTCTAACAGTGATGGACCGAATCGGACAATTCCATCACCCTCG ATAACCATGACTGAACATGGACATTCATCTACGCCCAGATCACAACAGATTCTAGGAGTCAGGCAACTTCCAAGAGCCAGTCAGCCAGCCACTGGACTCGGACAGCAGCAGGTTCCAAGTTTTAATCAGCCTACCATTGGAGCCAGCCAGACCATCATTGGAGCTAGTCAGAATATACCTGAGCAGCAGACAATCGGATTGAATCACCCAGTCATGAGCGAGCCAATCCGCCAAGCAACCACAAGCTCATTTCCAATCCAAGTTCCTGACTTGGCTCGAAAGTTAGCTGAGATTGAGGCGCTCATTCAACGGATTCCTGAGATACCAGCTCCAATTAAGAAGAGTGCAGCAAGCTGTTATGCAGGCTCTCCATTCATAGACGACATTGCACTAGTGGAAATTCCAAAGAAGTTCAACTTCCCAAATATGAAGATGTTTGATTGGACGTCTGACCCGGATGACCACATCGCACAGTATAGGCAGAGGATGTTCACCGTTGCCATCCCACGCGATTTGAGGGAAGCATGCATGTGTAAGGGGCTTGGTTTTAGTCTGATTGGACCAGCCCTCCAGTGGTatactaatttacctaataattctATTTTTACTTTTGCACAATTGACTAACACTTTTGTTGAGCAGTTTGCTAGTAGCAGGAAACTTGAAAAGTCTGCAGAAGACCTCTACATCATAGTTCAACGACGGGGTGAGACCTTACAAGAGTACATAGGCCGTTTCTATAACCCATTGTAA